From Armatimonadota bacterium:
CCGGCCGCCCGAGGCTAAACATCAGCACCATCTGGATCGTCCATTCGCCAATCCCCTTCACCGCGATCAGCTCGTCCAGAATCGCTTGATCCTCCATCTGGTCGAATTTTGCAAAATGGATTTGGTTTTGGCGCGATTTTTCGGCTAAATCCAGCAAATAGCCCGCCTTTTGCCGGCTCAATCCGACCTCGCGCAGGCTCTCTGGCGTGTGCCCGGCAAACGCTTCTGGGTTCATTTCCCCCTCCAGCCCCAGCCCCGCCAGCACCTTGTTGTAGATCGAGCGCGCCGCCGCCACCGACACCTGCTGGCCGATGATCGACCGGGCAAACGAGTCAAAATTCACCGGCTTCGGCTCGAATCCCAGCGCGCCATGATCTTGGATCAATTGCGCCATTTTGGGGCATCGCGACGCCAGGATGGTGAGAGGATCGACGGGCATACTTCATACAGTACCTGCCCGCGGCCTCCCGCCGACGCATCGATTTGTCACCGGATTTTGCGCAGTCCTCCCCGGAGTATTTTGTACAAGTTCACCGCCTTTTGTTGCATACGCCGGAGATATTTGCGCGCACCTAGGAGTGGATTGCGTGCGCTCCCAGGTGCGCAGAATTCTCCCCGGAGATCGCGCGGCGCACCCCGGAGTTCGCGCCGATTTCTCCTTGGTGCGCGGAATCTCCTCCTGGGATTTCGGCTCGCCTTCCCTGCTGCTGCCGCACAAATAATGAAACCATCATGCATTTTTTTCAACCAAACATATACTTTGTGTGAAAATTTTATGAAGGCATGGAATGGAGAAAATACGGGGGAACCGTTCCCCAGAGGTACAAAAGAATGCCGAATAATGATTATTTACCGGATCAAGACGAGGCCTTGAAGGCGTGGGCGCTGAACTTTGCGGCGCGATGCGCACAATACGACTCGGAATTGAATCTGAATTCCACTGATTTGTTGGCCATCGACAACGCGACCGACGGTTTTGCGAGCGATGTCAAGGACGTGCAGGAAGCGAAAGACACCTTGCAGGGCACGGTGGCTGTCAAGAACAATTCGAAGAAGTCCATGACCGCCTTGGTGCGGGGTTACGCCAAGCAATTCAAGGCGATTCCGGGGATTTCTCCGCTC
This genomic window contains:
- a CDS encoding DNA-3-methyladenine glycosylase 2 family protein, coding for MPVDPLTILASRCPKMAQLIQDHGALGFEPKPVNFDSFARSIIGQQVSVAAARSIYNKVLAGLGLEGEMNPEAFAGHTPESLREVGLSRQKAGYLLDLAEKSRQNQIHFAKFDQMEDQAILDELIAVKGIGEWTIQMVLMFSLGRPDVMPAGDLGIQEGIRRLDGLAERPKPKQILERAAVWAPVRSYASLYLWKLKDTPNVG